The Salinispora tropica CNB-440 genome has a window encoding:
- a CDS encoding fatty acid desaturase family protein, whose translation MTVIQRKPVNPIAHLTAEDIEVIGKELDAIRDRVMADLGERDARYIRRLIRTQRGLELGSRAVLLFSLFPPAWIVGTAGLSVAKILENMEIGHNILHGQWDWMRDPKIHSTTWEWDHVSPAEQWKHSHNELHHRYTNVIGKDNDLGYGIMRVDEDQRWYPLYLGQPLWNLINACFFEYGIAAYDLELGRNLKKGRHRDPAFRARARAVGRKIRRQVLKDYVLHPLLSGPSFLSTLAATFTANLVRNLWSHSVIMCGHFPEGVETFEKTSIEGETRGEWYLRQMLGSANISGSRLLHIMSGNLSHQIEHHLFPDLPSNRYREVVPEVRALFDRYGLKYTTGSLPRQVFSAWKKVVRLSLPDRRPRDRASNRPAPALRTSGA comes from the coding sequence GGCCGACCTGGGGGAGCGGGACGCCCGCTACATTCGCCGGCTCATTCGGACGCAGCGGGGCCTGGAACTGGGCAGTCGGGCGGTGCTGCTCTTCTCGCTGTTCCCGCCGGCGTGGATTGTCGGAACGGCCGGCCTGTCGGTCGCCAAGATCCTGGAGAACATGGAGATCGGGCACAACATCCTGCACGGTCAGTGGGACTGGATGCGGGACCCGAAGATTCACTCCACGACCTGGGAGTGGGACCACGTCTCCCCGGCCGAGCAGTGGAAGCACTCCCACAACGAGCTGCACCATCGCTACACCAACGTGATCGGCAAGGACAACGACCTCGGGTACGGCATCATGCGGGTCGACGAGGACCAGCGGTGGTACCCGCTCTACCTGGGGCAGCCGTTGTGGAACCTGATCAACGCCTGCTTCTTCGAGTACGGCATCGCCGCGTACGACCTGGAACTGGGGCGCAACCTGAAGAAGGGCCGGCACCGGGATCCGGCGTTCCGGGCCCGGGCCCGGGCGGTCGGCCGCAAGATCCGCCGGCAGGTCCTGAAGGACTACGTGCTGCACCCGCTGCTGTCCGGGCCGTCGTTTCTGAGCACGCTCGCCGCGACCTTCACCGCGAACCTGGTCCGTAACCTGTGGAGCCACTCCGTGATCATGTGTGGGCACTTCCCGGAGGGCGTGGAGACCTTCGAGAAGACCTCAATCGAGGGGGAGACCCGCGGCGAGTGGTACCTGCGACAGATGCTCGGCTCGGCGAACATCAGCGGTAGCCGGTTGCTGCACATCATGTCCGGTAACCTCTCCCACCAGATCGAGCACCACCTCTTCCCGGATCTGCCGAGCAACCGCTACCGGGAGGTCGTCCCGGAGGTTCGGGCGTTGTTCGACCGGTACGGCCTGAAGTACACCACGGGATCGCTGCCCCGGCAGGTCTTCTCCGCCTGGAAGAAGGTCGTCCGGCTGTCGCTGCCCGACCGCCGGCCGCGCGACCGGGCCAGCAACCGGCCGGCACCGGCGCTGCGTACGTCTGGTGCCTGA
- a CDS encoding glycosyltransferase, producing MIWRSHLLPGSETFIRNQADALTTWRPSYLGAVRVPSALSRDTDTVAYGSARRDRRDLLALKVSGRSPRLTHLLRQLRPALVHAHFGGDGWLISRTTAELGIPLVITVHGQDVTRQPALPGLRGARQRRNLRAAFDRAALVVAVSGFIRDRAVSLGADPAKVHVHHIGVPIPPPPAATRREWDVAFVGRLVAKKGVDDLVEALGLLRPRRPRALFIGDGPLAAPLRTRAAELGLNATFCGSQPPAVVRRHLAAARLLAAPSRTAPDGDSEGLPTTILEAASAGLPVVATYHSGIPEAVVHGTTGLLGAEGDRVALAANIGRLLDNDTLREQLGQAGRRHVVEHFDLRRQTQRLEQLYAQVAGAPPPP from the coding sequence AGGCCGACGCGCTGACCACCTGGCGGCCCAGCTACCTCGGCGCGGTGCGAGTCCCCTCGGCGTTGTCCCGCGACACCGACACGGTGGCGTACGGCAGTGCGCGGCGAGACCGGCGGGACCTACTCGCGCTGAAGGTGTCCGGCCGGTCACCCCGACTCACCCACTTGCTGCGGCAGCTACGCCCGGCGCTGGTACACGCCCACTTCGGCGGGGACGGGTGGCTGATCAGCCGAACGACCGCTGAACTCGGCATTCCCCTGGTCATTACCGTGCACGGTCAGGATGTCACCCGCCAGCCCGCGCTCCCCGGCCTACGTGGAGCCCGTCAGCGACGCAACCTCCGGGCGGCGTTTGACCGGGCGGCCCTGGTCGTCGCCGTCAGTGGGTTCATCCGGGACCGCGCCGTCAGCCTCGGGGCTGACCCGGCGAAGGTCCACGTGCACCACATCGGCGTACCGATCCCGCCCCCGCCCGCGGCGACCAGGCGGGAGTGGGATGTCGCCTTCGTCGGACGACTCGTCGCGAAGAAGGGGGTCGACGACCTGGTCGAGGCGCTGGGGCTGCTCCGCCCCCGACGACCCCGCGCGCTGTTCATCGGCGATGGGCCACTCGCGGCACCGTTGCGGACGCGCGCCGCCGAACTCGGCCTCAACGCCACGTTCTGTGGATCGCAGCCACCGGCGGTGGTGCGCCGGCACCTGGCCGCCGCGCGGCTGCTGGCCGCACCGTCCCGGACGGCGCCAGACGGCGATTCGGAAGGGCTGCCCACCACCATTCTGGAGGCGGCGAGCGCCGGTCTGCCGGTGGTGGCGACGTACCACAGCGGCATCCCGGAAGCGGTCGTCCACGGCACGACCGGGCTACTCGGCGCCGAGGGCGACCGCGTGGCGCTGGCGGCGAACATCGGCCGGCTGCTCGACAACGACACGCTGCGCGAGCAGCTCGGTCAGGCGGGCCGCCGACACGTTGTGGAGCACTTCGACCTGCGCCGGCAGACCCAGCGGCTGGAACAGCTCTACGCCCAGGTCGCGGGAGCTCCTCCGCCCCCGTGA